A single region of the Pan troglodytes isolate AG18354 chromosome 18, NHGRI_mPanTro3-v2.0_pri, whole genome shotgun sequence genome encodes:
- the FLYWCH2 gene encoding FLYWCH family member 2, translated as MPLPEPSEQEGESVKASQEPSPKPGTEVILAAPRKPRKFSKLVLLTASKDSTKVAGAKRKGVHCVMSLGVPGPATLAKALLQTHPEAQRAIEAAPQEPEQKRSRQDPGTDRTEDSGLAAGPPEAAGENSAPCSVAPGKSL; from the exons ATGCCCCTGCCCGAGCCCAGCGAGCAGGAGGGTGAGAGTGTGAAGGCCAGCCAGGAGCCATCccccaagccaggcacagaagtcATCCTGGCAGCCCCCAGGAAGCCCAGAAAGTTCTCCAAACTGGTCCTGCTCACAGCCTCCAAAGACAGCACCAAGGTGGCGGGGGCCAAGCGCAAGGGTGTGCACTGTGTCATGTCCCTGGGGGTGCCCGGCCCCGCCACCCTTGCCAAGGCCCTCCTCCAGACCCACCCCGAGGCCCAGCGGGCCATTGAGGCAGCCCCTCAGGAGCCTGAGCAGAAACGGAGCAGGCAGGACCCAG GCACAGACAGAACAGAAGACAGTGGATTAGCAGCGGGGCCTCCTGAGGCTGCTGGGGAGAACTCTGCCCCCTGCTCTGTGGCACCCGGCAAGTCCCTGTAA